A genomic region of Aspergillus oryzae RIB40 DNA, 47Q_0173 contains the following coding sequences:
- a CDS encoding uncharacterized protein (predicted protein) has protein sequence MHMWPIPEKPKTPEPAPPPDPPVPEAAAAPEALPAPEDVAVAVPAEEPKKKSDSTGAKKPRTRAPDPGAFAMWMAGGNRLKLRSRWEVNAEHVNGFCMFCDIFRFLRQPGANARSLNLIYLSFSGGAWLFLSHSRDWFLMPQGGIARPNPFTFCFCF, from the exons ATGCATATGTGGCCTATACCAGAGAAGCCGAAGACACCTGAGCCAGCTCCACCTCCGGATCCTCCTGTACCAGAGGCTGCCGCTGCCCCTGAAGCTCTACCAGCACCCGAAGACGTGGCTGTCGCTGTTCCTGCTGAGGAGCCTAAGAAGAAATCTGACTCAACAG GAGCAAAAAAGCCGCGAACAAGAGCGCCCGACCCGGGTGCGTTTGCCATGTGGATGGCGGGTGGTAACC GCCTAAAGCTTAGATCGCGATGGGAAGTGAACGCAGAACATGTCAATGGGTTTTGTATGTTCTGCGATATCTTTCGCTTTTTAAGGCAGCCTGGGGCGAATGCTAGAAGTTTGAACTTGATCTATCTAAGCTTCTCTGGGGGGGCATGGCTTTTCCTCTCGCATAGCCGAGATTGGTTTCTCATGCCTCAGGGTGGCATCGCGCGCCCAAATCCATTTacattttgtttttgtttttag